A part of Actinomycetes bacterium genomic DNA contains:
- a CDS encoding DUF2892 domain-containing protein encodes MTANVGTADRVIRVVLAVVAAIVGFSVGAGSVLGIVLLVIAAVLLVTAAVGFCPLYRLVGLSTSKAKQPLSH; translated from the coding sequence ATGACCGCCAACGTGGGAACAGCCGACCGAGTCATCCGGGTCGTCCTCGCCGTGGTTGCCGCCATCGTCGGCTTCTCGGTGGGCGCCGGCTCGGTCCTCGGAATCGTCCTTCTCGTCATCGCGGCCGTCCTGCTCGTGACCGCGGCAGTCGGCTTCTGCCCGCTGTACCGGCTGGTCGGGCTGAGCACCTCGAAGGCGAAGCAGCCGCTGTCGCACTGA